GGCACTACCTTTTGGATCTGATGAGGGTGACTCCTCGTGATGCAAATTATAGTGGACCTGGACACCGGTTTTGTGTCTTGAGGCCTGAACTTGTTGCTTCCTTTTGTGAGGTATGCTCCTGTTTAACATATATAATCCTTTTCAGAATGAAACACTGATCCTTTCCTAATTTATCATGCAATAGGCTGAAGCTGCAGAGAGGTCACCCTCTAGACCTAAAATTGCAGGAGAGTACTCAGAGGCACCTGATTCTCGAAGTTCTAGTTCTCATGTAATGGTGAGTGTTGAATATGAGGCAATTTACAGTTCAGGTGTTTTTTTGTCCTTTGTCTTGATAAAGCACAATGTTGATCATATATTTCCTTATCTTAAAAATCTGTCATTTATCCTGCCATATTTGTAAAGCATGCGACTCTGTTCTATTATGCTGCTCTATAGGTACTTTTTTGCATGTAAGTGTTTATTCCTGGATTGAAACCATAAAAAAGGGGCCACTTGTCACTCCTGATAGTGCTCTATATTTTCATGCTGGGACATGTGGCACCTTTTGTCCACCTCTATGTTAGTATAAAAAGTCTTAAGGAAAAAAATCTGCAACATGCACTTAAGAGTGCTATTAACACTAATAAATTTATGCTAGATAATGTAATATAATTTTATGTCAACAAATGAAAAACTTTTAGCTGCTTATTCTCAAGCTTTTGCCTCTGCTAGGGAACACCTGTAGAAGTGCAGACAAAAGCTGGTGAAGAATGTGCTTCTGCACCTGCTGAAGTTCGGACACCAGGCGAAGATATACTTCTGAATCCAAATGTCTTTACCGAGTTCAAGCTGGCAGGCAGTCAGGAGGTAAACTTTGTATAATTGAAAATGCCATATGAATTTCAccttcaattatttatttatttgtttatttattccACATTAATGTGGTTTTTTTATATATGTTCCTTCTGATCTCCTTTACTCTTGATTATTAGGATATTGCTACAGATGAAGCAATTGTGAGGAAGGGTGCTTCATATCTTACAGATGTGGTTCTTCGGAAGTTCGTTCAAGACCTTTGCTCCCTTGAGGTCTCACCCATGGATGGCCAGTCATTAACTGATGCACTCCATGCTCATGGGATAAATGTTCGCTATCTTGGAAAAGTAAGTTCTCTTGATTTATGGTTTGGATTACTGTTCATGTCCAGCAAGTTCTCTTGATTTATGGTTTGGATTACTGTTCATCTCCAGAAGTCAATGTACTGAATCTCATTTTGTTCCTCAGGTTGCTGACATGGTCAAACATTTACCTCACCTATGGGATATATGTTCCACCGAGATTGTTGTTAGGTCAGCAAAACATATTTTAAAGGTAACCACTGTTTTCATGTTAGCTAATTTAACATGCTTTCTAGCTTCTATGATTGAAAATGATAGACTGAAGGTTCCATTCTGTGGGACATCATCTACATAATTCCTCTCAGACTCTGGTGGTCATGAATTGAAGACACTGTCTACGGTGGATATATGCTTTAGAGTGGACAAGTGTTTGGACACTTTGCTAATTTGGTAGAAAGTTAACTAATTGTATACAACTATGTAGTCAAGCATAACAACATAGTGGTAATCAGAATTCTATCTGGGATTATCTGTATTCAAAATGTCCTTGAATTGGAGCTTAACATTTTTATAGTCACTTGGCAATCTAGAGTCAACTAACTTTTAGTTTGGTGATGAACTGACAATCATAGTTAGTATGCTTGGTCTGTAAAGCTGTATTCTCTTTCTATGGACAGTTGAAATGTTTTCACACCAACTAAAAGCATCTTAAGTACCCGATCCTCCATTTAGTTTAGTAACTGAGCCTGATTGGCCAGCATTACCATCTATGCTTCCCTCAATCCCTTAATGAGTGTCAATTAACTAGAGGTCCCTGCTTAAAATGAATTGGTGTATTTTGAATCTAGTATGTCTGTAGAATCATGTAACACACTCCTTGTGAATCAGTTTCACCAAAATGTTGTGCTAATTAAATTGTATGCTATCAGGTTAAGAGTTTTTTCTGCTATCTTGCAGGATATGCTGAGGGAATCACAGGATCATGATCTCGGGCCAGCAATTGCTCATTTCTTCAATTGTTTTGCTGGAAATATTTCACCTGTTGGCACAAAAGGCTGCACTAACAATTCACAGTCAAAAACCCAGAAGAAGGTATGGAAgtatctccctccctctctctctctctcatgtcctTCTTATTGCATTAGGCTCTCCTAACCCACATATAGGACTTATCTGCTTGTGTGCGTGTGGATCTGTACATAGTTTTACTTGtaatcttattttcttctttgtgTATTAATATTTTACTTTCTGTTTATTAATATGAaacaaaatttagattttttttttataaaaaaatttctgTACAGAGTTGTTGAGGAAGTTTTGCATTACTCAATTAGCCAGGAAATCATCACGTGCATACTTTAGCTGCATTGTTGAGGCAATGACAATAGAAAGAATTTTCATTTTCTTGTCTGTTGATTAAACTGTAATGGACTGCTTATTTTTTCCGAGTATAAATGAAATCTCTTGATGGGATAGAGCTTCAAACATGGACAAAAAAGCCTTAGCAATGAGACCATGAAAGAATTTGGGGAATATATTCTAATCTGTTATGAACTTTGCTGTCAACTAGTCAATCTACTTAGCTATGATAGAAATCTAGAAGTGGACAAGGGTTGGAAGGGGAAAAGGCATCCTAGTTTAGAACTGAGAAATATTAATGCTCTGTTTGGTTGCCAATAAAATAGAAGAAAGGAAAAATGCTTCGACAAAGAAGGAAAATAAGCAAGAAAAAGGGATTCCAGAATTTTCTTTTGTTGCTTGAACTGAGAAAATTGCGAAAGACATACATTTTGATATTGAGGACTAGATCAAATAGCCtctatttattttctttaagtgcAGTCCATCTGGCACAGGGGGAAAAATTAGACCTTATAAAGTTTGgcacttttttcttttccttatttTCCCCTCCATAAATCTTCTTTTGATTGGCAAAAGGTCGAaggaaaattcttttctaattagcgTTATTTATTCTGTTAGCACTTGCCTAAGGTTTGAAGACCAAAACTTAAGGCCTATATAGTGATAGGTAAAACCAGTATGAAAATCCTAGATTGAAGGAgacaaacaaaaaagaaaaccTTGATGCTGTTAATGTTAAGTATAGCAAtaaaggaggggggggggggtgcggGGCGCAAATATTGCTGCTGCATTACCAATTAGCTGATCTAGGCCTCAGAATATGGTTCTCATCTCAGACTCAGTTCTTGTTGCGTCATTGGAATCCTCACCTAAATTTTGTAAATGCCTCTCCTGTTTTTCTTGAGAGGAGTCACGCCTGCCAAATGAAATTGGAAATGTtgtaatatattaaaatttaattcctCTCTTAAACTGGCATGTCCCATTGCCTGTATTTGGGAGGAAAACTCAATGCTTGTGAGTTTTTAATTGGTATTAACTTTTCAACCTAATGTTGACTCAATTTAGAATATCTAATTTCAAGAATGAAAAAGGAGTCCCTATAGCCCTTATGAACAAACATTTACAGTGTGACTAGGGCTTAGATGGTGATAAGGAGTCCACCTCTAAAGAAGTTTATTTTTTCAGAAAAGGGAGTCATATTTAGTTAATTGTAGGCTACAATTCATCAGTGTATGAAATTTATACCTAACACTTTTCGGAGCAACCCATAGCATGACTTTTTAGTTCAGAAGAATTGTTATTTTAGCATCTCAAGGACTATCGTACAAAACCAAATTAGGACATTCAGGAATCTAGAAGCTGGAATGCTTGTAGACTCAAGTTCAGGTGTAAAATGTGAGTGTCCCCAGGAAGCATCTTTGCAAATAATCCTGTTGGTTGCACAAGAATATAGACCATGATGCATACATAATAAAAAGGGTTATAATCTACAATAGTTAGGATCATGGTTCTCCATACTGGTAACTAATTGATACTTGGTATGGGAACTGTATGGGGCATTGGTATGATGAACCGATCTGTACCAAATACCAGTACTGTACTAGCATGGTGGTACGGCTAGAAACTAGCCATGGTTAGAACCTCTCTATATAATTATGTTGTATTAAATCTTAAAGATATTAGTGTACTTCTTTCTATTGCCTTATTTGGCATTTGAAAATTTTAAGCAGTGTTCTGTTTTTTCCATATATTAGAACTACAACATTGTTGTCTGCGCAGGAACATCTAACCTTGTAGCATTTTGTTTCTtccaaaatgccaaaccccatacCTCATGCTTATAGTCCCTAGACAAACAAATATATCTTAAATCCACCATTTAATGGTCAAGCTTTTAGACTGATCTCAGTAGAGATATTGTTGTGATATTTTATCACTTATTTAAAACCctgtttttaattaaattagatctgttgCTTTGGAATATTGTTATTAACAGAATATAAGCGTCAATTTTTCTCTGAAATTTTATCCTAAAAGTTTTGTTAAGTTAGCTGTTCTATTTCTGGAAGAGGGTATGTTCTCCCATACAATTTGCTTGGTTTACTATCCCACTGTCTCTGGTTTTAGCATAAATGTAGTGGCAGTGCTGGTTCTTGAATCTGTAGTTTTCTATCTTTTGTATGTCTTTTGCTTGGATTATGATCATGAAAGAGTCCATTACCTCAATGTTGGGCATATTTTTGGTAGCTCAATGGTTCTTAAAAGCATGGAGTGTTAAATTAATAATCAAACATGTGCTGTCCTGGGTTCTTGTCTGGACCTCTTCATTCATTCATGTACCAATTTGAAACCATGAACAACATAAAAACTTGTTATTCTGGctgcctttttttctttttctttctttccttttctttttataacCGACCCTCTTTCTGCTCTAGATTTGTTTTCGGTCCTGGCTTCTTGACTCCTAAGGATTTGCCTGCCATATCCAAATTCAAAGAAGCAGGGGAAGAAAGATTATGTCTTCTCTGTAAATGCTCTAATCCAACCTATCAATATGATGCTAACTAACCACATCATATGTGGCCCATCTCATGGTTAGCTGAGGTATCTAGACTAGCTGTCTTTGCTGCTCCTGGTTATACACCATGATTTTCAATTCCTTATTTGTGTTTCTCCTGCAACTTATATGAATATTATATTCatgtgattaaaaaaaaagattattttgaaCTTTAGAATGTTCTGCTGATGGTTTAATTTTCATTTCCAGGGCCAAGAGAACCATAAGTCTCTAGATAAGTCTGGAAAGGGGCAAATGAGGTGGAGACATGGAGCATCATCTAAAAAAGGTCACTCAGCACATTTGCTCTTGACATCTGAAGGACTTTGGTCGTACATTCGGGAATTTGCTAGACTCAAATATCAGGTACCATTATTCAGATAGCTGCTTCTGTTCAAAACTTAAAATAATCTACATAATGCTGTGTCCTGAATTAGTTTTCCTTGATCTAGTTTGAATTACCAGATGATGCAAGGATACGAGTAAAAAAGGTTGCAGTCATTCGTAATTTGTGCCAAAAGGTGAAGTCTATTGTCAGCTTTTTTTCTTATCATACACCGGAAAGAATGCATGCCTATTAGAAACCATGTTATAATTTCATGTGGTATGATTGGAATTCTCAAGGCAgcttttaatgtatatttttctttaatataaatttaatattcaTAGGACACCGTCTGCCTATTTCATGCAAATTTACCTGTGTTATCTGGACATTCTAAGTTTTCACTTAATTGGCGTGTCATACACGATGTTTACACAAGTCATGATAATCCTTGACACTCAAAATCATCAGATCTTGATGTTATCACTATCACGGCTCAACCTTCAGCACTTCTACATAAAACTTGTCAGATCTATTATAACATTTAGCAAAGAAtttattaatttcataaattatgagGCAATTGGTCTAACTGATTATTCATTATATGCATATGTTTGTGCATATTTACACAAACATCTACATAGCTACTGATGTTTCCATGTCGAATTCTTGAAGGATCCTGTCTTAGATTCTTTTGAACACTTTGATACTTGAGACTCATATCGTGTGTCTTAATAACGCAAAATGTTAAATGgcattttgtttaaaaaaaaattaatactggTTTAATAAATATACAATAGAAACCATGTTTTAGTTTTTCCTTTAATTATCTAGTGAACATATGTAGGCTAGTGCTTAATACTGTGTACTAAAGGTGACTGAGACTTGTGATACATGTTAAGGATAGCTGTTTTGTATGATTTGCTTGATAGTGCTGTCATGATgtacttgttttttttttcaatattgatATTGCGATTTTCAGAACTGTGCCATCACAGAGCCCATGTATCATGCATACTTTCTATGACAGGTAGGAATAACAATTGCTGCAcgcaaatttgatcttgattcttCGGCACCATTTCAAACCTCAGATATTCTAGATCTCCAGCCAGTTGTGAAGCATTCAGTTCCAATGTGCTCAGAAGCAAGGAATCTCATGGAATCCGGGAAAGCCCGACTGGCTGAGGTATGTGAGATGACTATTTTTGAAGACATTTTTTAATCTTACAATATGATTTTGCAAGAGTTTTAAACTGTGTGAGTATGTGCATGAAAAGTTATGCAATACATGAACTATGCTGATTCATGTGAGCATTTTCATGTGTGTATATAGTTTCTAGTTAGCAGATGGAATGTGTAATATAATGCTCTTATGTTTCAGGGAATGCTAAATGAAGCCTACACCTTTTTTTCTGAAGCATTTTCTATACTTCAACAAGTAGGCTATTTTCCATTCCTTCTACTTTTCTTTGGATTTCTCCTTTGGAGTTTTGTGTAACTTGGTCAGCCATGGTTTGCAGATTACAGGTCCTATGCATCGCGATGTTGCTAACTGCTGCCGGTATGatcctaatttttcttaataTCAATTGAGAAAATATTACCTATCTAGCACCAACAGGCAAGACATTGCAGAAGATGTATATAAATTCATGAATATGTATATGGCATGCTTATTTGATCTGTAACTGTCCTATGGACAAGTGCATTGAAAATAGCATATTTCCAAATATTGGATTGTCCCTATTAGGCTGTCCTCTGGTTCTTCATGTCATCTGTTTCTTGTTTTTCAGCTATCTTGCAATGGTTCTATATCATGCTGGTGACATGGCTGGAGCTATCGTGCAGCAGCACAAAGAACTAATCATAAATGAGCGGTGTCTTGGTCTAGACCATCCTGATACTGCACACAGGCACAGACATATGTTTGCGCTGCCTATTATCCTAAATAATCACATCTTTTGCATCCATTTTGGCTCAGCTGCTTTTACATTCTGTTGTTTTGCAGCTATGGAAACATGGCTTTGTTCTACCATGGCCTCAATCAGACCGAACTTGCTCTGCGGCATATGTCTCGAACATTGCTCCTGCTAAGTTTGTCATCAGGGCCCGATCATCCTGATGTTGCAGCAACTTTCATAAATGTTGCTATGATGTACCAGGATATTGGGAATATGAATGCTGCACTCCGTTATTTGCAAGAAGCACTAAAAAAGAATGAGCGGCTTCTTGGTCCAGAGCATATTCAAACTGCTGTGTGTTACCATGCTCTTGCCATTGCATTTAACTGTATGGGTGCCTACAAGCTTTCTATTCAGGCATGTATTTTGCATCTTAAGGTACTTGTTATTGGATAAACTAGGGATGTGATTAGTTTATGATACTGACTGTTTCTTCTTATGGCAGCACGAAAAGAAAACTTATGATATACTTGTTAATCAACTTGGGGAGGAGGATTCAAAAACACAAGATTCAGAAAATTGGATTAAGACATTTAAATCGCGCGAGCAGCAGGTAAATACAAGTTTCAGTATTTTGAAGCATGATCACAAAAACTGAGTTTTGCAGTGAATCAGGAGAATATTGTTATTGTTATGAGGGATAGGTCGGCAACTTCCAATTTCGTCATTAGACCTATGATGTTGGAAAAATTTTAAGTGTTATATTGTGTTGAAACAAATTAAATCATGTGACTAGCTACTGAACAAAAGGGAAGAAcacaatttagaaaaaaaaaaaagttaagaaTAAACTATTGATATATTAGAATGAATTATGAACCATTGACATATTTTACTGGAGAAAAGTGGTCACCCCACCTTCAACTTGTGATAAATCAGAAAATCAActcttaatgaaaaatttaaagaggaAACTGAAAACATGTCAACCGAGTAAAGTATGTTACAAGTGGTTCACATGCAATTCATGTGCTTAATTATACTCTGTAATGCTTTTCTCTTTTGATATCATCCCTTAACATGGATGGGTGGATGGTGTTTTAGCATTCTATCATCAAGAATGTAAGACTTTTTTCACATGTTTTTTAAGACAAATGGCACCTTTGGTTACAAGAATAGAATGATATTGTTTGCATATAAGATCACTGTAATCTGTTTCACTTTTCTCTATCCTGTAATGAGTTGTTAGGTATTACAATTTTCTGAGTTATTCAGGCCCTTGCCTTTTTATTTTCTAAGGTTTTCATGGTAACACCATCAAATTTCTATTCAAGATATTATGTAAGAACAGTCAGTCGTGCAATTTAGTTCTGTAGATAGGTTATGAATCtttcattttttaagaaaaaaaattaaattttgctaATATTGGGGATGCTAGTTACCAATAAGAACCTGGCTATATTACTCTGATTGGTGCTTTTTAGTAGTATGGCTATTCTGCTTGATGCTTCTGTGGTTCTTACCCGGGCTGGATCTAATTTGGTTTTGCTTTTTCTTGATATGTTTATGGAAGATGGCTTTGTTTAACAATAAATTACTTTTGGGCCAGGCAAGTGCACAGAAACAAAAGGGGCAGGCGGTCAATACAGCTTCTGCCTTAAAGGCTATTGATATTTTGAAGGTATGTCCAAGCTCATGTTCGTAAATGCTTGTGTGCATAGATTTGCTCGAAACTGAAGTTTTTATTTGTTTGTGTCAAATCATTTGACCATGAACTATCTTCCCTGATATGGAATGGGGTAAATCACATTGCATATGATTAAATTTTCGCATTTCATCATTTGGAAAATGTTGTAGGAGTCTATTATCCGGCAATGCATGGCAGAAATGTATTAGTGATCATAGCATTCACAGATACTTATTTTTAGCATTCATAGAAActtattttttaaagttttatatctaaaatttcaTAGCACATATGCATGGATGGGTTTACTTCTCCTAGGTCATAGTTGCATAATATGGCCCCAAAATAGATAGTTTTTCTAGTGATAAATGATTTTCTTTCTTTGTGGTTAATGAGTGTATCCAAGGTTTGCAATACCAGTTTTGATATGCATACCAGTATCATTCTGGCACAGCAGCGACACTTGGTGTGCCCACCATATGCAGTATTGGTTTGCTATCAATATAGTACAATATCCTCGGTACAGGGCGGCGTAGTCCAGTATTATGAACCATGGGTGTCTCTAAACCAGCAAAATGTTGGTCAAGCATGTGGTTCAAGATGTATTGATCATGATTAAGCTGGTCTGATTGGTAATTATATTGCAATACTTGTACATAATTTGAAAGCCTTTCCCTTCTCACATTAGAAGAAAGAGGACATTGTCAAATTCACTGTTGCCTAGATATGTACATGATTCACAAAAGAAGTGCTTCTTAGTCCCCCAAAATTCTAATTGCAACTGTCAGCAATAGGCATTTGTAGTTTTGCACAACTCCTGCCTGGAATTGTTTGGCTTTgcctttatataataataaagatAAGAAGAAAACACTTGCGAGTTAGACCTTGTGCTGCGATCTACTGTTACTGCATTTCCTTACGGTTCATACACTTCAATGTAACAGTTGGATCTCCTGTTACATTCTCTATATCCGGACAGGCACAATATGATTCTAATGATATGCTTCAACAGGCTAACCCTGATCTATTACAGGCATTCCAAGCTGCGGCTGGGGGTTCTGCAAATACTAGTGCATCATCAGTCAATAAATCCCTTAATGCAGCTATTATTGGGGAGCCTCTTCCTCGAGGTAGGGGTGTTGATGAACGAGCAGCTCGTGCAGCAGCAGAAATGCGGAAGAAAGCTGCAGCTAGAGGCCTCCTTGTGCGCCAGAATGGTGTGCCTGTCCAAGCTCTGCCCCCACTGACACAGCTCCTCAGCATCATCAACTCCGGTGCTACTGCTTCTGAAGCTCAACCAAATGCCCAGGCAAATGAACCTGAGGGGGAGGCGGACAATGGCTCCACCTTGAATGGTACTCCAGTTGGCACAAAGGATGCCAATGGATCAGTTGAGAACCATGATGATCAAGGTCCTGTTGGGTTAGGAACTTCTTTAGCTTCATTGGACTCCAAGAAGCAAAAATCAAAACCAAAGGCTACAGCTTGAGGAAGGAAATGGCGGCGTTTTTATCA
Above is a genomic segment from Elaeis guineensis isolate ETL-2024a chromosome 1, EG11, whole genome shotgun sequence containing:
- the LOC105061272 gene encoding LOW QUALITY PROTEIN: clustered mitochondria protein (The sequence of the model RefSeq protein was modified relative to this genomic sequence to represent the inferred CDS: inserted 2 bases in 2 codons), whose product is MAGKSNKARNKGRALNSNPADSLESESKAPTSSSSNAGAGALSNGDASGIQDTSNKSPAENVAVADKGETANPSATTSKQAGGELHLYPVAIKAPSGEKLELQLSPGDSVMDVRQFLLDAPETCFFTCYDLIMHTKDGSVHHLEDYNEISEVADITTGGCTLEMVAALYDERSIRSHVRRARELLSLSTLHVSLSTLLALQQETAQQKTSEKTETPDGLGFMEDITGSLHNLVTPMPNEIKCAESIVFSSFNPPPTYRRLVGDLIYIDVVTLEGNKFCITGTSKAFYVNSSTGNILDPRPSKPAYEASTLISLLQKISSKFKKGFREILDRKASAHPFETVXSLLPPNSWLGHYPIPGHERDAARAEDAFALSYGSELIGMQRDWNXELQSCREFPHNTPQERILRDRALYKVTCDFVDAAIKGAIGVINRCIPPINPTDPECFHMYVHNNIFFSFAVDADLGQISKDQALTVESKSGHGIDNCNDVTSPNLLAKTSDHTSDTSAEAQISDNEQATYASANNDLKGTKAYQEADVPGLYNLAMAIIDYRGYRVVAQSIIPGILQGDKSDSLLYGSVDNGKKICWDESFHSKVVEAAKRLHLKEHTVMDGSGNVVKLAAPVESKGIIGSDDRHYLLDLMRVTPRDANYSGPGHRFCVLRPELVASFCEAEAAERSPSRPKIAGEYSEAPDSRSSSSHVMGTPVEVQTKAGEECASAPAEVRTPGEDILLNPNVFTEFKLAGSQEDIATDEAIVRKGASYLTDVVLRKFVQDLCSLEVSPMDGQSLTDALHAHGINVRYLGKVADMVKHLPHLWDICSTEIVVRSAKHILKDMLRESQDHDLGPAIAHFFNCFAGNISPVGTKGCTNNSQSKTQKKGQENHKSLDKSGKGQMRWRHGASSKKGHSAHLLLTSEGLWSYIREFARLKYQFELPDDARIRVKKVAVIRNLCQKVGITIAARKFDLDSSAPFQTSDILDLQPVVKHSVPMCSEARNLMESGKARLAEGMLNEAYTFFSEAFSILQQITGPMHRDVANCCRYLAMVLYHAGDMAGAIVQQHKELIINERCLGLDHPDTAHSYGNMALFYHGLNQTELALRHMSRTLLLLSLSSGPDHPDVAATFINVAMMYQDIGNMNAALRYLQEALKKNERLLGPEHIQTAVCYHALAIAFNCMGAYKLSIQHEKKTYDILVNQLGEEDSKTQDSENWIKTFKSREQQASAQKQKGQAVNTASALKAIDILKAFQAAAGGSANTSASSVNKSLNAAIIGEPLPRGRGVDERAARAAAEMRKKAAARGLLVRQNGVPVQALPPLTQLLSIINSGATASEAQPNAQANEPEGEADNGSTLNGTPVGTKDANGSVENHDDQGPVGLGTSLASLDSKKQKSKPKATA